The stretch of DNA GACGATTCAGATCGGTGATGATGCACTTCTTTCCTACGAACTTTGCGGCGGTACCCATGTCGATAATACCGGCGATGTGGGCTTATTCCTGATCACCTATGAAGGCAGCATTGCAGCAGGTGTTCGCCGCATTGAGGCCGTCACCGGATGGCGCGCTTATCAGCTCGCCCGTGAACGCATGAACACCCTTGATGAGATTAATGCCCACCTGGGCACATCGCCGGCTGAAACACTACCTAAGGTAAAAAACTTACTCGATGCCATCAGCAACCTGGAAAAAGAAAATGAAAAAATCCGCCATAAGCTGGTCGGCAGTGCCTTTGATGAAATCCTGGATCATCTGGACCACATCGAAGGGATCCCAGTTCTTAAAGCCATTCTCCCTAACGCAGACATTGATGTCCTGCGTGAAATGGCCGACAGGTTCCGGGCAAAACACGGCACAGGTGTGACCGTCCTGGCATCCGACCAAAACGGTAAGCCGATCCTAATTGCCGCAGTTACGGATGACCTGGTGAAGCGCGGTTTTCATGCCGTTCACCTCGTCCAAAAGGTTGCCAGAGTTGTCGGCGGCGGCGGTGGAGGCAAGCCAAACCTGGCGCAAGCTGGTGGAAAAGATTCATCCAAACTGGCTGAAGCCTTGGATCAGGTGCAGGTTTATATCCGCGAAATTATGCAATCACCTCAGTAAGCAGTTCTCGAATGAGTCGGAATGGATTGACTAAAACAAAAGCACTTAATGTAATTTTAATTGATGGATAAATTAACCCCTCTCCGCCGGCAATATTTGGATATCAAGCGTCAGCATCCTGATGCGATCGTCTTTTTTCGGTTGGGTGATTTCTACGAAACCTTTGATGAGGATGCAAAAATCACATCGCGGGAACTGGATATTGTCCTCACCTCTCGACCGGTTTCAAAAGGCGTTCGCGTACCGATGGCAGGCATCCCCCATCATGCAGCTGAGAATTATCTTTCACGCCTGATCAACAAGGGTTACCATGTCGCCATTTGCGAACAGATCTCAGATGAACCGGAAAATGGACTGGTGCCGCGTGAAGTCATCCGTGTAGTCACACCGGGGACCGTTGTTGAACCCGGCTTGCTCCAACAACCCAGCAATAATTACCTGGCAACCGTTTTCTTCCAGGACCAGCGAGCCGGACTGGCTTATGTCGATATCTCAACCGGTGAATTTGCAGTCACTGAGCTGGTTGGCAAAGATGTCGAGGACCAGATCCGCTCCGAGCTTTTCAGGCTGCAACCATCAGAGATTCTCTGGCCCGATTCACTGCCACGACCTGAACATCTGCCCGGCTTCAGTACGCCTTATGAAAGCTGGCATTATGAGTTAGGTCGCTGCACCGACACCCTTAAAGAGCACTTTGGCGTGATTTCACTGGACGGCTTTGGTCTGAGGGGTAAGCCCATGGCGGTGCGCGTTGCTGGAGCAATCCTGGCTTATCTTGAAGACACCCAACGCCAATCCCTCAAACTGCTCAATCATCTCAGCACGTATACCCTGGACGAATTCATGGTGTTGGATGCAGAAACCCGTCGAAATCTTGAGCTCACCGAAACCATCCGCTCAGGGAAAACCCATGGCTCCCTGCTGGGCATCCTCGATTGTACGCTCACCCCGATGGGTCGTCGCTTGTTACACCAGTGGGTCAGCAAACCTTTGCGCAACACCGCTGAAATTCAACGCCGCCTGGACGCAGTTGAGTATTTTTATAGAAACGGTCTCATCAGAGCCGAAGCCATGGAGGCTTTGGAGTCCTTTGACGACCTTGAACGCTTGACCAACCGGGTGGTCTCCGGGCACGCCATCCCACGCGACCTGGTGTCAATCCGCGAAAATCTGGCACATTTACCGCGTTTGAAAGCTATTTTTAAGGATGAAGATCCCGCTATCGCCCACACATTGAGCAATATCCGCCTGTGCCATCACCAGCTTTCGCTGCTCCAAGCCGCCATCCAGGATGAACCGCCAGCAACTTTGGCAAGCATCGGTGTTATCCGCAAAGGATTTTCACCTGAATTAGACAACGTAATGGATTCTTCACAGCATGCGCGCCAGTGGATCGCAGACCTTGAAAAAAACGAAAAGCAACGTACGGGAATTAAAACACTTAAGGTTGGATATAACAAAGTCTTCGGTTACTACATTGAAGTGACCAAAGCAAACACCGATTTGGTGCCTGAGGAATATATCCGTAAACAGACGCTGGTGAACGCCGAACGCTATATTACTCCTGAGCTTAAGGAATACGAAAGCCTGGTTTTAAACGCTGAAGAACACATTCATGAGATTGAGAGCCGGGTATTTGCCCAGGTTTGTGCTGAATTGGCTGAAGGCGCCCAGGAATTGCTGGCTACCGCCCGGGCGATTGCACAGTTAGATGCTTATCTTTCTTTGGCAGACACTGCTGCACTCAACGGCTACCACCGACCTGAAGTCGTTGACAAAAAATGCCTGCAGATCATAAACGGGCGGCATCCGGTGGTTGAGAAGTTGCGCACATCTGATCGCTTTGTCCCAAACGATGCCGTATTTGAACAGGACGAGATCATCCGCATCATCACCGGTCCCAATATGAGCGGTAAATCAACCTTTTTGCGCCAGGTCGCGTTGATCGTCTTAATGGCGCAGATGGGTTCTTTTGTTCCCGCTGAATCCGCCAAAATCGGCCTGGTGGATCGGATATTTACCCGCATCGGCGCCCAAGATGAAATCCACGCCGGGCAATCGACCTTTATGGTTGAAATGGTCGAGGCAGCGAATATCTTGCACAACGCCACCCACCGTAGCTTGTTGATTCTGGACGAAATCGGTCGAGGCACCAGCACCTATGACGGGGTGTCTATCGCCTGGGCGATGGTTGAGTATATTCACAGCCACCCTGATTTAAAAGCTTCCACCTTATTTGCCACCCACTACCACGAGCTGACCCAGCTTGCTGATTTGCTGCCAGGGGTTCGTAATTACAATATTGCGGTTTCTGAAGCGGATAATAACGTGGTATTCCTGCACAAAATCGTGCCCGGGGGCGCCGATCGCTCGTATGGAATCCACGTGGCGCAATTAGCCGGTCTGCCAAAACCGGTGACCCAGCGCGCCCACGAAATATTGCGCCAACTGGAAATTTCTTCTGGATCCACGCTCGAACAAAAGGAGCAGGAAAAGGGTCAGCTCACCCTGTTCCCGGAGAACAATCCGCTGCTTCAAGCCTTTACAGACCTGGATATCAACAGCCTGACTCCAATCGAAGCTTTGAACCTGCTATATGACTGGAAGCGGCGATTCTTTCGCGACGATCAATAATTTGGAATAAAGCCACCGACAAGCCCTGGAACACTCCACAGATTTAAATCAGAGGATAAGCCATGACTGGTTCGGGTTAGATTTCAATGGGCATTAAGCTTAAGACTCGACCCAATCAAAGGTGCGGGTGACCGCTTTTTTCCAGCCTTGATACTTCACCGTGCGCTGTTCTTCTGACATCGTCGGCATCCAGCGCTGGTCCTCACGCCAATAGTCCCGCAGTGAGTCAATATTGGGCCAGAACCCTACCGCCAATCCGGCAGCATATGCCGCACCGAGGGCGGTGGTTTCTGATACCACCGGGCGGATCACCGGTACATTCAGGATATCCGCCTGGAACTGCATCAATAAGTTGTTAACGACCATCCCCCCATCCACCTTCAAAGCCTGTAATTTGACCTGTGAATCCTTCTCCATAGCATCCAGGACTTCGCGGGTTTGGAAAGCAGTTGCCTCCAGTGCCGCCCGGGCAATATGGCCTCGGTTAATGTAACGAGTCATTCCCACAATTACGCCACGTGCATCACTGCGCCAGTAAGGCGCAAACAAGCCTGAAAATGCAGGCACAAAATAAATTCCGCCGGTGTCCTCAACTGTTTTTGCCAGCCCTTCAACCTCGTCAGAAGAACCGAACATACGCAGATTATCGCGCAGCCACTGAACCAACGCGCCGGCAATGGCAATCGAACCTTCCAGGGCATAGACCACTGGCTGGTCGCCAATTTGGTAACCGACCGTTGTCAACAGGCCAGACGCACTGGGAACGACCTCCTGCCCGGTATTCATCAGCATGAAACAACCCGTGCCATAAGTATTCTTGGCTTCTCCCGGGTCGTAACATGCCTGGCCAAACAATGCAGCTTGTTGATCGCCCAGGATGCCGGCAACAGGCACGCCGGAAAGCACGCCTTTCGCTGTACCGTAAATCGTCGATGAGGGCCGGATCTCAGGAAGCATACTCCGGGGAATATTCAAAATTGAGAGGATGTTTTCATCCCAATCCAATGTGTGCAAATCCATCAACAAAGTTCTAGAGGCATTTGTCACATCCGTAATATGCACTCCCCCCTGTGGACCTCCCGTCAGGTTCCATGTCAGCCAGGTGTCAACTGTACCGAATATCGCCCTGCCAGCCCGTGCATCATCTTGCAAGCCAGGCACATTTTTCAGCATCCAGGCGATTTTTGGCCCAGAAAAATAGGTGGCAAGGGGCAGTCCTGTGACCTGGCGAAAACGATCCTGACCAAAGTCTTTAGCCAGTTCATTGCACAGTTTGTCCGTACGTGTATCCTGCCACACAATCGCGGGGTAATAAGGCTTGCCCGTCTCCCGATCCCAAACCAAGGTCGTCTCCCGCTGATTGGTGATCCCAATTGCAGCCAGAGCATTGGGTGTAAGGTTCAGGTCATTTAATACTCCCTGCACCACTAATTGGGTTGATGACCAGATTTCCAGAGGGTCATGTTCAACCCATCCCGGCTTGGGGTAATGTTGTTCGTGCTCCTTTTGTTTTATACCAATGATCTCCCCCTGGTGATTAAACACAATCACCCGTGTGCTGGTTGTCCCCTGATCAATTGCCATCACGTAGTTTGCCATTTGCATTAATCCTCCTGGTCTTCTATCCAATTATGCGTGCCCCGCAAGAATTCCCTGCCAGACATTCGTTTTTTTCCTGCCGCCTGCACCTCACTCAGTACCAGCATTCCCTTCCGAGTGCCCAACGCCGGTTGAGAATCGATAATATAGCGTTTGCCAGGGACAGCTTGTTTCTGTACCAAAGCCTGCGCCCGGAATACCCGGATTTGCACACCTTCTAAATAAAAGAAAGAACCCGGCCAGGGGTTGAAAGCCCGGATCTGACGGGTCAAATACTCCGCCGGGCGATTGAAGTCCAGCTCGCCGTCTGCCTTTACGAGCCGGGGTGCCTGCGTTGCCTCGGCATCAACTTGGGCACGGGGTTTAATCGCGCCATCGAAATATAATGGCAGGGTATCAATCAATAATTCTGCGCCCATTTGTGCCAGCGCAACGGATAAGTCGCCTGCGGTCATCTCATGTTGAATCGGCACTGAACGCTGGCTGAGTATTGGACCTGTATCCAAACCCTCGTCCATCTGCATAATAGTAACGCCGGTGATCTCATCATGCAAAATCGCCGCCTGGATAGGTGCTGCTCCACGCCAACGGGGCAGCAAAGATGCATGCACATTGATGCAACCATAAGACGGGATTGCCAGGACATCTTGTTTAAGAATTTGCCCAAAGGCTACCACGACAATCACATCAGGAGCAAGCTTGCGAATTAAATCAATCGCAGCAGTTTCTCGAAGCGTTTTTGGCTGAAAGATGGGCAACTGTAATTCATGAGCCAAAACCTTCACAATCGGGGGTTGAAGTTTTCGACCGCGTCCAGCGGGTCGATCGGGCTGGGTCACAACACCGACGATGCTCCAGTTCTTAGCAAGCGCCTGCAATGCAGGAACTGCAAAATCTGGTGACCCCATGAAGACGATCCGCTTATCCATACCTCCCATTTTAACATAATAAATCCCCCGGTGCGGGAGTTGTTTGGCATTTAAAATAATTTATGCTATACTTTTTTATAGAATGAACAAACCAATCATCAAACAACCACTACTTTCAGGAGGCATAGGATGACTGAGGAAAAAATAATTGATCCAAACATTACTAGCGATGATAAACTGTGGGCTTTATTGGCCTATCTACTTACACCATTAATCCCGATAGTTCTTTTATTGCTCGAAGACAAGAAAGATCGACCTTTTCTCAAGGCACATTATCCACAAGCCTTGGCTTTCGGCATTGTTGCCTGGGTGATTTCTGGTTTATTGTCGTTTGTATTTGTTGGCTGCGTGACCGGGGTCGCTGCCCTGGTCTTCCAGATTATTTGGGGCATTAAAGCCTACAATGGAGAGTATGTAACCATCCCGGTCATAACAGATTTTGTCAAAAAGCAGGGTTGGGCAGACTAAAAATTTTCAAAAATAAACAACCTGTCCAAACTTTATTGGACAGGTTGTTGTTTAACGATCTTTTTTTGGCCGATGGATTTCAGCAAGCCAACAATCGCCTGAAGATCTGACGATTTACTGTTTATTGGAATGAATTGTTAAAATAACCTGATTGGAGCCACAAATTTCGGGCGGAACATCCCCGGATTAACGATGATCGATTTGAGATCCTGGAATTTAGAATCGCTTTTCAGTCCATCTGATTACAATTAATCGGATCATCTGCTAAGGAGTGAATTTGACGAATAAGATCACAGTTTATGGTGTCCGCTGGTGCGGCGATTGCAAGCGAGCGTTGCGAATTTTGGATGAGCGCCAGGTTGATTATGTCTGGGTTGATATTGATCAGAATGAGGACGGAGAAGCCTTCGTTAAATCGACCAATCATGGTAATCGCAGCGTTCCGACAATAATATTTCCTGATGGCAGTATTCTGGTTGAGCCTGCAAACCAGGCATTGATCAATAAAT from Brevefilum fermentans encodes:
- the mutS gene encoding DNA mismatch repair protein MutS, which translates into the protein MDKLTPLRRQYLDIKRQHPDAIVFFRLGDFYETFDEDAKITSRELDIVLTSRPVSKGVRVPMAGIPHHAAENYLSRLINKGYHVAICEQISDEPENGLVPREVIRVVTPGTVVEPGLLQQPSNNYLATVFFQDQRAGLAYVDISTGEFAVTELVGKDVEDQIRSELFRLQPSEILWPDSLPRPEHLPGFSTPYESWHYELGRCTDTLKEHFGVISLDGFGLRGKPMAVRVAGAILAYLEDTQRQSLKLLNHLSTYTLDEFMVLDAETRRNLELTETIRSGKTHGSLLGILDCTLTPMGRRLLHQWVSKPLRNTAEIQRRLDAVEYFYRNGLIRAEAMEALESFDDLERLTNRVVSGHAIPRDLVSIRENLAHLPRLKAIFKDEDPAIAHTLSNIRLCHHQLSLLQAAIQDEPPATLASIGVIRKGFSPELDNVMDSSQHARQWIADLEKNEKQRTGIKTLKVGYNKVFGYYIEVTKANTDLVPEEYIRKQTLVNAERYITPELKEYESLVLNAEEHIHEIESRVFAQVCAELAEGAQELLATARAIAQLDAYLSLADTAALNGYHRPEVVDKKCLQIINGRHPVVEKLRTSDRFVPNDAVFEQDEIIRIITGPNMSGKSTFLRQVALIVLMAQMGSFVPAESAKIGLVDRIFTRIGAQDEIHAGQSTFMVEMVEAANILHNATHRSLLILDEIGRGTSTYDGVSIAWAMVEYIHSHPDLKASTLFATHYHELTQLADLLPGVRNYNIAVSEADNNVVFLHKIVPGGADRSYGIHVAQLAGLPKPVTQRAHEILRQLEISSGSTLEQKEQEKGQLTLFPENNPLLQAFTDLDINSLTPIEALNLLYDWKRRFFRDDQ
- the glpK gene encoding glycerol kinase GlpK; its protein translation is MANYVMAIDQGTTSTRVIVFNHQGEIIGIKQKEHEQHYPKPGWVEHDPLEIWSSTQLVVQGVLNDLNLTPNALAAIGITNQRETTLVWDRETGKPYYPAIVWQDTRTDKLCNELAKDFGQDRFRQVTGLPLATYFSGPKIAWMLKNVPGLQDDARAGRAIFGTVDTWLTWNLTGGPQGGVHITDVTNASRTLLMDLHTLDWDENILSILNIPRSMLPEIRPSSTIYGTAKGVLSGVPVAGILGDQQAALFGQACYDPGEAKNTYGTGCFMLMNTGQEVVPSASGLLTTVGYQIGDQPVVYALEGSIAIAGALVQWLRDNLRMFGSSDEVEGLAKTVEDTGGIYFVPAFSGLFAPYWRSDARGVIVGMTRYINRGHIARAALEATAFQTREVLDAMEKDSQVKLQALKVDGGMVVNNLLMQFQADILNVPVIRPVVSETTALGAAYAAGLAVGFWPNIDSLRDYWREDQRWMPTMSEEQRTVKYQGWKKAVTRTFDWVES
- the fmt gene encoding methionyl-tRNA formyltransferase, whose product is MDKRIVFMGSPDFAVPALQALAKNWSIVGVVTQPDRPAGRGRKLQPPIVKVLAHELQLPIFQPKTLRETAAIDLIRKLAPDVIVVVAFGQILKQDVLAIPSYGCINVHASLLPRWRGAAPIQAAILHDEITGVTIMQMDEGLDTGPILSQRSVPIQHEMTAGDLSVALAQMGAELLIDTLPLYFDGAIKPRAQVDAEATQAPRLVKADGELDFNRPAEYLTRQIRAFNPWPGSFFYLEGVQIRVFRAQALVQKQAVPGKRYIIDSQPALGTRKGMLVLSEVQAAGKKRMSGREFLRGTHNWIEDQED
- a CDS encoding DUF4870 domain-containing protein, encoding MTEEKIIDPNITSDDKLWALLAYLLTPLIPIVLLLLEDKKDRPFLKAHYPQALAFGIVAWVISGLLSFVFVGCVTGVAALVFQIIWGIKAYNGEYVTIPVITDFVKKQGWAD
- a CDS encoding glutaredoxin domain-containing protein, whose protein sequence is MTNKITVYGVRWCGDCKRALRILDERQVDYVWVDIDQNEDGEAFVKSTNHGNRSVPTIIFPDGSILVEPANQALINKLEIFGF